A region from the Stygiolobus caldivivus genome encodes:
- a CDS encoding class I SAM-dependent methyltransferase yields the protein MLDKAKILVDVGCGSGQNCIAAKADLKLCLDFSSKQLNEARKRGCEDLVLADMEFMPLRSESADTLLYISSIHHLRDPSAALMEAKRVLKEGGSIMVTVWLVQPKYFFKRNIVITSYVSGRRVERFYKLYLPWELKKTMERVGFRTVFSKNYKVNSILPNNSIYLGKKVSLS from the coding sequence ATGCTGGATAAAGCAAAAATACTGGTTGATGTAGGGTGCGGTTCAGGACAGAACTGTATAGCTGCTAAAGCAGACCTCAAGTTGTGCTTAGACTTTTCATCAAAGCAACTAAATGAAGCAAGGAAAAGGGGGTGCGAGGACTTAGTCCTTGCAGACATGGAGTTTATGCCTTTGAGGAGCGAGAGTGCCGATACGCTTCTGTACATTTCTTCTATACACCACCTCAGGGACCCATCGGCCGCGTTAATGGAGGCAAAGAGAGTACTGAAGGAGGGAGGCAGTATCATGGTCACAGTATGGTTAGTCCAACCCAAGTACTTCTTCAAGAGAAATATCGTCATAACTAGTTATGTTTCTGGGAGGAGAGTAGAGCGGTTCTATAAGCTGTATTTACCGTGGGAACTAAAAAAGACCATGGAGAGGGTAGGGTTCAGGACAGTATTTTCAAAAAACTACAAGGTTAACTCTATTCTACCTAATAACTCTATTTACTTAGGGAAGAAAGTTTCTCTATCCTAG
- a CDS encoding ATP-binding cassette domain-containing protein, with the protein MLEYKCLTVGKKLSCFTATIRSHTGILGQRESGKEEIIKATFRLIKADGEVKLDGVNILGMKDEEFRKILWTKISWVPYDVMQLFNPIYDVASHFVEIFISHGLGNSDYALDVAREFLKILGLNPEEVLKSYVFQLSPLKLKKTALALALFTEPEHVLVDDIEYGISEIDQIQVVNSIIDVMSTTSSIFLISDNDPAVLSRVADHFIVLYRGEILEEGDNVLVDPLHPYTIDVLRGYVAPEGYLSDGCVYANSCYYSSVKCMLKKPEMIKIGNRVVKCHLYPNV; encoded by the coding sequence GTGCTTGAATACAAATGCTTAACAGTGGGTAAGAAATTGAGTTGTTTTACGGCAACAATCAGGTCTCATACGGGTATATTAGGTCAAAGAGAAAGCGGTAAGGAGGAAATCATAAAGGCGACCTTCAGGTTGATAAAAGCTGACGGTGAAGTCAAGCTAGATGGTGTAAATATTCTAGGTATGAAAGATGAAGAGTTTAGAAAAATATTATGGACTAAGATAAGCTGGGTTCCATATGACGTAATGCAACTCTTCAACCCGATCTATGATGTAGCTTCTCACTTTGTAGAGATTTTTATAAGTCACGGACTAGGTAATTCTGATTATGCGTTAGATGTCGCAAGAGAGTTTTTGAAAATTTTAGGGCTTAACCCTGAAGAGGTACTTAAGAGTTATGTATTTCAGTTATCTCCCTTAAAGTTAAAGAAGACTGCTTTGGCTCTCGCTTTATTTACAGAACCTGAACACGTCTTGGTTGATGATATAGAGTACGGTATAAGTGAAATAGATCAGATCCAAGTCGTGAATTCAATAATAGATGTTATGTCTACTACGTCAAGTATATTCCTTATCTCGGATAATGACCCTGCCGTTTTATCCCGCGTGGCAGATCACTTCATTGTCCTCTATAGAGGTGAGATATTAGAGGAAGGAGATAACGTCCTTGTAGACCCTCTTCACCCTTATACCATCGATGTGCTTAGGGGGTATGTAGCCCCTGAAGGATACCTTTCAGACGGGTGTGTATACGCAAATTCTTGTTATTATTCTTCTGTAAAGTGTATGTTAAAAAAACCAGAAATGATCAAGATAGGAAATAGGGTGGTAAAGTGCCATCTTTACCCAAATGTATAA
- a CDS encoding winged helix-turn-helix transcriptional regulator → MDGIDKKIILALFKDGRISQRKIAEDVSLSATSLNYRFNKLIEDGIIKSFKVTINPNFYNKFYAFVSFKNSRDYISPFVNVRVRCLEELNVYRIQGDSYNDLTDKIATMSKELGEPQMTYIPEQVPVKPSGVDIEIVKELMRDPRAEPSDIAKNINIPTKTIQRRISALIGKNIINVIPIVDLSKADIVVFGIFSNLISKLELLEGCKFLSFKDGDRGITVCAVENIKVADSYVKKVREIDNSAEIMIATEYDIYNDSAMKELEDIENKAITSIK, encoded by the coding sequence ATGGATGGAATAGATAAAAAAATTATTCTTGCATTATTTAAAGATGGCAGGATATCGCAAAGGAAGATAGCTGAGGACGTGAGCCTATCAGCTACGTCTCTGAACTACAGGTTTAATAAGTTAATAGAAGACGGTATAATTAAGTCCTTTAAAGTAACTATAAACCCTAATTTCTACAATAAGTTCTATGCGTTTGTGTCCTTTAAGAACTCAAGAGACTATATTTCACCATTTGTAAATGTTAGAGTAAGATGCTTAGAAGAACTTAACGTCTATAGGATTCAAGGGGACTCGTATAATGACCTTACGGATAAAATAGCTACCATGAGCAAAGAGCTGGGAGAACCTCAAATGACCTATATACCAGAACAAGTACCTGTTAAACCTTCCGGTGTAGATATTGAAATAGTGAAAGAGTTAATGAGGGATCCTAGAGCAGAACCCAGTGATATTGCCAAGAATATTAACATTCCCACAAAGACTATTCAGCGTAGGATAAGTGCACTTATAGGTAAGAATATAATAAACGTAATACCAATAGTAGACTTATCTAAAGCTGATATTGTAGTATTTGGAATATTCTCTAACCTAATATCAAAACTAGAGTTACTTGAAGGCTGCAAATTCCTTTCCTTCAAAGACGGTGATAGAGGGATTACAGTCTGTGCCGTAGAGAACATTAAGGTAGCGGATAGTTATGTTAAGAAAGTTAGAGAGATAGATAATAGTGCGGAGATAATGATAGCGACTGAATACGACATTTATAATGACAGCGCTATGAAAGAGTTAGAAGATATAGAGAATAAAGCTATTACTTCTATTAAGTAA
- a CDS encoding DUF1955 domain-containing protein, whose translation MTIVKSDLLKRLMDAKKFFLDGYIDEGVKIVQDVLKSSPQKEEYNWFICNLIESVDCKYLFPVLDRISSSFDISKCQNVKNVVMCGILQNIYNSHVDLALNVLVEQGKRDRLEDITKEVFKVNPEVNGEILYKLAEALRKVGDEKTATVLLNEACKKGVKEACSNAVVPPPRSVM comes from the coding sequence ATGACTATTGTTAAGTCAGATCTACTAAAGAGGTTAATGGACGCTAAAAAGTTCTTTCTCGATGGATATATAGATGAAGGTGTAAAGATAGTCCAGGACGTCCTTAAATCCTCACCGCAGAAGGAGGAGTATAATTGGTTTATTTGCAATTTAATAGAGAGCGTAGATTGTAAGTATCTATTCCCTGTATTAGATAGGATATCTTCTAGTTTTGATATATCGAAGTGTCAGAACGTTAAGAACGTAGTAATGTGTGGTATATTACAGAATATCTATAACTCTCACGTAGACTTAGCGCTGAATGTCCTCGTAGAACAAGGCAAGAGAGATAGACTAGAAGATATAACTAAAGAGGTCTTTAAAGTTAACCCTGAAGTAAACGGGGAGATCTTGTACAAACTAGCTGAGGCACTTAGAAAGGTAGGAGACGAGAAGACTGCTACGGTACTCCTAAACGAGGCGTGTAAAAAAGGTGTAAAAGAAGCTTGTTCCAATGCTGTAGTCCCTCCCCCTAGGTCTGTTATGTAA
- a CDS encoding ABC transporter permease: MKLSILLIVVSLLLLLLGISLSVYAVQQKFVELYNFGYGKLASPPENWQDCYWAILVRGYPNATIFYDNHLIQLNNISNYSLPSPGYYTYIISGYIQPYAFLSPLSMFMTLTGTLIGFKGTTLFFQERILGEDLVKGYAVGGSLSRYVLKRLSSALVSLSIVFILIVVLEYFHGRNPYLSLLEFLEFNAGISSYFKIDATSLILTSLAYTAMLLGISFSLTVYLSAFLVIYGLENPLVSKIMDKWKYIGSALASWVFAMIIIYALHFFTGLLPYGTPKGEILPYLVMPVISLFFPFIGIFANRMLSTIPKSTASVKGLDKKVIIYRHVLGNATVVMLSTISSAFVEMLLAELLVEGIFQWPGFGLLLKYAVFNGDYKVIEGSMLTYSTLTVLSNFITDVVYGILDPRVTR; encoded by the coding sequence TTGAAGCTTAGTATATTGTTAATAGTCGTGTCCTTATTACTTCTTCTTTTAGGGATATCGCTTTCGGTATACGCTGTTCAACAAAAATTTGTCGAACTTTACAATTTTGGTTATGGAAAATTAGCGTCTCCGCCGGAAAACTGGCAAGACTGTTATTGGGCTATATTAGTCAGGGGGTATCCTAATGCGACAATTTTCTACGACAATCATTTAATTCAACTTAATAATATATCTAATTATTCTCTCCCATCACCTGGATATTATACTTATATTATCAGCGGATATATTCAACCATATGCGTTTCTTTCTCCATTAAGTATGTTTATGACCTTAACGGGTACCTTAATAGGGTTTAAGGGGACTACTCTTTTCTTTCAAGAGAGAATTTTAGGGGAGGACTTAGTAAAGGGATATGCGGTAGGTGGCTCACTAAGCCGCTATGTACTAAAGCGGTTGAGCAGTGCTCTAGTATCTTTATCCATAGTGTTTATATTGATTGTTGTTCTAGAGTATTTTCACGGTAGAAACCCTTACTTATCGCTGTTAGAATTCCTAGAATTTAATGCAGGCATTTCATCATATTTCAAAATAGATGCTACGAGTCTGATTTTGACCTCATTGGCTTATACTGCAATGTTACTAGGTATCTCTTTCTCGCTCACCGTCTACTTAAGCGCTTTCTTGGTAATCTATGGGCTTGAAAACCCTTTAGTAAGTAAGATCATGGACAAGTGGAAATACATAGGATCAGCATTAGCTTCATGGGTGTTTGCGATGATTATTATATACGCTCTCCATTTTTTCACCGGGCTATTACCTTATGGTACTCCTAAAGGTGAAATATTACCCTATCTGGTGATGCCCGTAATATCCTTATTTTTCCCCTTCATAGGCATTTTCGCAAATAGAATGCTTTCAACAATTCCCAAGTCGACGGCGTCTGTAAAGGGGCTTGACAAAAAAGTTATAATATATCGTCATGTACTTGGAAATGCTACTGTAGTTATGCTTTCAACAATATCATCAGCCTTCGTGGAGATGCTCTTAGCCGAACTGTTGGTTGAAGGGATCTTTCAGTGGCCTGGTTTCGGTTTACTCCTTAAATACGCTGTATTTAATGGGGACTATAAGGTAATTGAAGGTTCTATGTTAACGTATTCCACGTTAACAGTCCTCTCTAACTTCATTACAGACGTAGTTTACGGTATTCTAGACCCTAGGGTGACGAGGTAA
- a CDS encoding DEAD/DEAH box helicase family protein — translation MVTLRYFKGLIVCDAYAPNTKWSDELKAYISYAYKYTEIKKYFREEGIDVTDEVFNSAPPFPAITDEIKLRDYQFEALKAWISHGKRGIIVLPTGAGKTVVALKALASLRESTLIVVPTIDLMHQWANSIRELLKADVGEIGGGEDKVSGITVITYDSAYTRAEELGDKFFFIIFDEVHHLPSEGYSLMAKMYAAPHRLGLTATPEREDGKHVLYPDLVGPIVYRKGVEDFAGKYIASFDIKKIYVKMTEEEEIKYKQLRQKLRKYLEKKHITLRSLDDFNKLVRLASKDREAREALLAWHESLRIAVNSKAKVEKLRELLKEFKDDKVIIFTRDTQLAYELSKLFLIPVVTYKTSKDERKEILQKFRKGTYRVIVASTVFDEGVDVPDANVGIVLGGYGTKRQYLQRLGRLLRGKDKNALLIEIITKGSADYRLSKRRSFST, via the coding sequence TTGGTAACCCTGAGGTACTTTAAGGGATTAATCGTCTGTGACGCTTACGCTCCAAACACTAAGTGGTCTGATGAACTAAAAGCTTACATATCTTACGCCTACAAATACACTGAGATAAAAAAGTATTTTAGAGAAGAAGGAATAGACGTGACAGACGAAGTATTTAACTCCGCTCCGCCTTTTCCTGCTATAACCGATGAAATTAAGTTAAGAGATTACCAGTTTGAAGCATTGAAAGCATGGATCTCCCACGGTAAAAGGGGGATAATAGTATTACCGACCGGTGCGGGAAAAACAGTAGTTGCCCTAAAGGCTCTAGCTTCCCTTAGAGAGTCGACACTTATAGTAGTCCCGACTATAGATTTAATGCACCAGTGGGCTAATTCTATTAGGGAATTATTAAAGGCTGATGTAGGTGAGATAGGAGGAGGAGAAGATAAGGTCTCTGGTATCACTGTAATTACTTACGACTCAGCCTATACTAGGGCAGAAGAACTAGGCGACAAATTCTTCTTCATTATTTTTGATGAAGTCCACCATTTGCCCTCCGAGGGGTACTCTTTGATGGCAAAAATGTATGCAGCTCCCCATAGGCTCGGTCTGACTGCTACTCCCGAGAGAGAAGACGGTAAACACGTCTTATACCCTGACCTAGTGGGACCAATAGTCTATAGAAAAGGAGTAGAAGACTTCGCAGGGAAGTATATAGCGAGTTTTGATATTAAGAAAATATATGTTAAAATGACAGAAGAAGAGGAGATAAAATACAAGCAGCTGAGGCAAAAGCTGAGGAAATATCTTGAAAAGAAACACATTACTTTACGCAGTTTAGATGATTTCAATAAGTTAGTTAGGTTGGCTTCAAAGGACAGAGAAGCTAGAGAAGCCTTGTTAGCCTGGCATGAGTCTTTACGCATAGCAGTAAATTCTAAAGCTAAAGTTGAAAAGTTGAGGGAATTGCTGAAGGAATTTAAGGACGATAAGGTGATTATCTTTACAAGGGACACTCAATTAGCTTATGAACTTAGTAAGCTTTTTCTGATACCAGTTGTTACCTATAAGACGAGTAAAGACGAAAGGAAAGAGATACTCCAAAAGTTCAGGAAGGGGACCTATAGAGTTATCGTAGCTTCTACAGTATTTGACGAGGGTGTTGATGTCCCTGATGCAAATGTGGGGATAGTCTTAGGGGGTTATGGTACTAAAAGGCAATATTTGCAGAGACTAGGTAGGTTATTGAGGGGTAAAGATAAGAACGCTCTCTTGATAGAAATTATAACTAAAGGTTCAGCAGACTATAGGCTCAGCAAGAGGAGGAGTTTCAGTACATAA
- a CDS encoding FAD-dependent oxidoreductase, giving the protein MKVAIVGGGIVGLFTAYYLSKENVDVTVFEKAFLGNGSVHAAGLIEPYRFDKINSLSMIKKMMKYRSIGVTNIRSVNANWLFSLIAELNKPAPPEAWEIMRFMASYSLKEYKRMAEERNDFDYEENGLLELYYDKSSLEKAVEEEKGNPFRPKFEVTDVKGFAGGIYFPELSKVDTFKFINRMERELDNVRVIIKEVKKVGIDGTLEGAKYDRVVLASGVSLRNLGLPITAFKGYGYRVKGEVEIKYPFVLAEYGVAVAKNSDHIKITGGFDADFSEDSNRAEFFLGVASKVVGVNYVYDLTMGYRPCSPDGFPIIGEYENLVFSTGACRLGWSFAPAMGKMTSDMVLGRAKSYGYLSRYISGRNLRVDTT; this is encoded by the coding sequence TTGAAAGTAGCTATAGTAGGCGGAGGTATAGTAGGGCTATTTACCGCGTACTATCTATCTAAAGAGAATGTAGACGTTACAGTATTTGAGAAAGCCTTTTTAGGAAATGGATCTGTGCATGCTGCAGGGCTGATAGAACCTTATAGGTTTGACAAGATAAACAGCTTATCTATGATTAAAAAGATGATGAAATATAGAAGTATAGGGGTAACCAATATACGTTCTGTCAATGCGAACTGGCTGTTCTCGTTAATCGCTGAACTGAATAAACCGGCTCCTCCGGAAGCGTGGGAAATAATGAGGTTTATGGCCTCATATTCTCTTAAAGAATATAAGAGGATGGCAGAAGAAAGAAATGATTTTGATTATGAAGAAAACGGTCTACTTGAGCTCTACTATGACAAGTCGTCCTTAGAAAAGGCCGTCGAAGAAGAGAAAGGTAATCCTTTCAGGCCTAAGTTTGAAGTAACTGATGTGAAAGGATTTGCAGGCGGAATATATTTTCCAGAGCTCTCTAAAGTAGATACCTTTAAGTTCATAAATAGGATGGAAAGAGAGTTAGATAACGTCAGGGTGATAATTAAGGAAGTAAAGAAAGTAGGGATTGATGGGACTTTGGAAGGGGCTAAATACGATAGAGTCGTCCTTGCCTCGGGTGTCTCGTTAAGGAACTTAGGTCTACCGATAACTGCGTTTAAAGGGTATGGATATAGGGTTAAGGGTGAAGTGGAAATAAAGTACCCTTTTGTGTTAGCTGAATACGGAGTAGCCGTAGCCAAGAACTCAGACCACATAAAAATTACCGGTGGGTTTGACGCTGATTTCTCTGAGGACTCTAATAGGGCTGAGTTCTTTCTCGGTGTCGCCTCAAAAGTAGTAGGGGTTAACTATGTCTACGACCTGACAATGGGTTATAGACCTTGTTCTCCCGACGGGTTTCCCATCATAGGGGAATACGAGAACTTAGTGTTTTCTACTGGAGCATGTAGGCTAGGTTGGAGCTTTGCTCCAGCAATGGGAAAGATGACCTCGGATATGGTGTTGGGTAGGGCAAAAAGTTACGGTTATCTATCCCGCTATATAAGTGGAAGAAATTTAAGAGTGGACACAACATAG
- a CDS encoding DUF790 family protein — MLPWSLARFKLKGNRVIPLFCEDQEIANEILSMFRTGLTLGEVKEEIKYLEKIYDYKLVRGLFKTATRFIKFEGDSPIDPKIIRKKLFERGPVLEGDERDKIIKLIQNELGIDPIKFMFSDLDDEKKIVELPAITSDQLIKTYNLSLLQTLLFKAYKLSVAVSSDWKEIIRKAKWLGLMYFAYKPLRLEFIGPATLLKMNEKYGRNFAVLVPFIVSTGHWRIEADLVLGKKRKRVYKLEVEDYNNIQKEMREDEKLFDSSVEERFFYEFSALSTGWKLFREPEPLVVGNKIFIPDFLAQKDDLKVYIEIVGFWTEDYIKEKIKKLKEVKDPILILLNEELSLGDYEGDNIIKFKRKVDVMKVYKWLKEIERKRLENVKVDYTLDEEKDVISIKEIAEKLHIPHELIRKNLKQFKGYIFLKNYYIREDFLEKLKNIDFNGQKLSALRAKYGDYIVEVLEYLGYKISWKDITDAVIIRQIDGTKKQ; from the coding sequence GTGTTACCTTGGTCTCTTGCGAGATTTAAGCTAAAAGGGAATAGGGTAATTCCGTTGTTCTGTGAGGACCAAGAAATAGCTAATGAAATTCTTTCCATGTTTAGGACGGGTTTAACACTAGGTGAGGTAAAAGAGGAGATAAAATACTTAGAAAAAATTTATGATTATAAGCTGGTAAGAGGTCTGTTTAAAACAGCTACAAGATTCATAAAATTCGAGGGAGATTCACCCATAGATCCCAAAATTATAAGGAAGAAATTATTCGAGAGAGGACCGGTTTTAGAAGGTGATGAAAGAGATAAGATAATCAAACTTATACAAAACGAGCTCGGAATAGACCCTATAAAATTTATGTTTTCAGACCTAGACGATGAAAAGAAAATTGTGGAATTACCTGCCATAACTTCAGACCAACTAATTAAAACATATAACCTATCTCTTTTGCAAACTCTTCTCTTTAAAGCTTACAAGCTATCAGTGGCCGTCTCCTCTGACTGGAAGGAAATAATAAGGAAGGCTAAATGGTTAGGGTTAATGTACTTCGCCTATAAACCGCTAAGGCTTGAATTCATAGGTCCTGCTACATTATTAAAAATGAATGAAAAATACGGCAGGAACTTCGCTGTTTTAGTCCCGTTTATTGTATCTACAGGGCACTGGAGGATAGAAGCAGATCTAGTACTAGGTAAAAAAAGGAAAAGGGTATATAAGCTGGAAGTAGAAGACTATAATAATATACAGAAAGAAATGAGAGAAGACGAAAAGCTATTTGACAGTTCTGTAGAAGAAAGGTTTTTCTATGAATTTTCAGCTTTGTCCACAGGTTGGAAGCTCTTTAGAGAACCAGAACCTCTTGTAGTAGGAAATAAAATATTTATCCCAGACTTTCTAGCTCAAAAAGACGATTTGAAGGTCTATATAGAAATAGTGGGGTTTTGGACAGAAGATTATATTAAAGAAAAAATAAAGAAACTAAAGGAGGTAAAAGACCCTATTTTAATCCTCCTAAACGAAGAACTAAGCTTGGGTGACTATGAAGGTGATAATATAATAAAATTTAAGAGGAAAGTTGATGTAATGAAAGTATATAAATGGCTTAAAGAAATAGAAAGAAAAAGGTTAGAAAACGTGAAAGTAGACTATACACTTGATGAGGAAAAAGATGTTATTAGCATTAAAGAGATAGCAGAAAAATTACATATACCTCATGAATTAATTAGGAAAAACCTCAAACAGTTTAAAGGGTATATTTTCTTGAAAAACTACTATATAAGGGAAGATTTTCTTGAAAAATTAAAAAACATTGACTTCAACGGACAAAAACTGTCAGCCTTACGTGCCAAATATGGAGATTATATCGTAGAGGTACTGGAATATTTAGGGTATAAGATTTCATGGAAAGATATAACCGACGCGGTAATTATCAGACAGATTGATGGAACTAAGAAACAATGA
- a CDS encoding MoaD/ThiS family protein — MKIIVDLVRENKRLEVELPEKATVRDLLKKIGYRVQGSVVVKDDVPVIEDERLKDGDTVKVFLAASGG; from the coding sequence GTGAAAATTATAGTGGATCTAGTTAGGGAAAATAAAAGGTTAGAAGTAGAGCTACCTGAAAAAGCTACAGTGAGGGATTTGCTCAAGAAGATCGGTTATCGGGTTCAAGGTAGCGTAGTTGTCAAAGACGACGTACCGGTGATCGAAGACGAAAGATTAAAGGACGGCGACACAGTAAAGGTATTTTTAGCTGCATCTGGTGGTTAG
- a CDS encoding peptide ABC transporter permease, which translates to MRRRFLIALSIFVIVLGLSLFFDFYTLPKGKPLQPPSYQYPLGTYIDGSNMINVNAKAIVNTLLFGGLVGLGEVLLAITYGSIAGAYGGVVRSTMVRVIDALNSLPRLPLLLSVALFYGIPTGNSLKANFFLTILIVMLTGWNIYARQITEMVYASSIGKSTRRVVGKVDLGLILKNMKRQATNLLIPSSIDGISTYTGMGVIGGVGDPNYPTLTTLLNTASHLLYDWWMFLVPAVFRGIVLVILLVLGDEVRRL; encoded by the coding sequence ATGAGAAGGAGGTTCCTGATCGCCCTCTCTATCTTCGTTATAGTACTAGGACTCAGCTTGTTCTTTGATTTTTACACACTCCCAAAAGGTAAACCTCTACAGCCTCCATCTTATCAGTACCCTTTAGGGACTTATATAGACGGGAGTAACATGATCAACGTTAACGCTAAGGCTATTGTTAATACCTTGTTATTTGGAGGACTTGTGGGGTTAGGAGAGGTCTTACTAGCTATCACTTACGGTAGTATAGCAGGTGCTTATGGGGGAGTAGTTAGGAGCACCATGGTCAGAGTAATAGACGCGTTAAACTCGTTACCGAGGCTCCCGTTACTGTTATCTGTTGCTCTCTTTTATGGTATCCCAACTGGAAATTCCCTGAAGGCTAACTTTTTCCTTACAATACTGATTGTAATGCTTACTGGGTGGAATATATATGCAAGGCAAATAACAGAGATGGTCTACGCTTCGTCAATTGGTAAGTCTACAAGAAGGGTAGTAGGTAAGGTAGATCTAGGCTTAATACTCAAGAATATGAAAAGACAGGCAACAAACCTTTTAATACCTAGCTCAATTGACGGTATTTCAACTTATACCGGAATGGGAGTTATAGGTGGTGTAGGAGACCCTAATTATCCTACACTTACGACTTTGCTTAATACAGCCTCACATTTATTGTATGACTGGTGGATGTTTTTAGTGCCCGCAGTTTTCAGAGGAATAGTGTTAGTAATACTCCTTGTCTTAGGCGACGAGGTAAGGAGGTTGTAG